The genome window AAGGCGAGGATCAGCGGGAGGACGGCGAGCAGCGAGCCCATGATCACCACGGGGTAGTACTCGGGTGACACGGAGGCCGAGCTGTTCCAGGTGTACAGGCCCAGGCTGACCGGATACAGGTCCTGGTCGGACAGCATCACCATGGGCAGGAAGAAGTTGTTCCAGATGGCGGTGAGCTGGAAGAGGAACACGGTCACCAGACCGGGGCCGAGCATGCGCAGCGCCACCCTGACGTACGTGGTCAGCTCGCCGGCGCCGTCCATACGCGCGGCCTCCAGGACCTCGTCGGGCACGTAGCCCTGGCTGAAGATACGGCCGAGGTAGACGCCGAACGGGTTGAACAGGACCGGGATGAACACCGCCCAGAAGGTGTTGACCAGGCCGGTGCCGGAGGCCATCAGGTACAGCGGCAGCGCGAGGACGGTCTGCGGGACCATCACCGCCGCGAGGACCAGGCCGAACAGCTTCTCCTTGTGCCGGAAGCGGTACTTGTCGAAGGCGTACCCGCAGGCCACGCTGATCAGGGCCCCGAGCGCGGCGCCGACGACCGCGTAGAGCAGGCTGTTGAGGTACCAGCGGCCGTACTGGCCGTCGTCCATGGCGAACAGGTCGTGCAGGTTCGTCAGGAAGGAGAAGTCCTTCAGGGACAGCAGATTGCTGCCGAACAGCGCGTCCCTGGTCTTGCCCGCGGCGAGGACCAGCCACAGCACCGGCAGCAGGGTGTACAGCACGGACAGCGCCACGATGGTGTTGACGGTGGCCCGGCCGAGCAGCCGGTGGCGTGGGAGGGTGGTGCCGGCGGCGCTCATCGGGCCTCCTCGGCGGTCGTGGA of Streptomyces cynarae contains these proteins:
- a CDS encoding carbohydrate ABC transporter permease translates to MSAAGTTLPRHRLLGRATVNTIVALSVLYTLLPVLWLVLAAGKTRDALFGSNLLSLKDFSFLTNLHDLFAMDDGQYGRWYLNSLLYAVVGAALGALISVACGYAFDKYRFRHKEKLFGLVLAAVMVPQTVLALPLYLMASGTGLVNTFWAVFIPVLFNPFGVYLGRIFSQGYVPDEVLEAARMDGAGELTTYVRVALRMLGPGLVTVFLFQLTAIWNNFFLPMVMLSDQDLYPVSLGLYTWNSSASVSPEYYPVVIMGSLLAVLPLILAFALLQRFWRSGLTAGAVK